CCAACCATGAACAAGAGGCTAATGAGGATAAAGAGCCAAacctgaaataaaaacatggaaCGGCTTCAATTTACGTTGCGCTAAATGCATTTACAACTCACTGTTGGTTGAAATGGCCCAGTGAAGGCAAATAAACGACTTTCTTCTCCAGGTTTTGGAACGACAAGACTGAATCCATCAACCCACACGAACGAAGATGTGTAACCCATTCGTTTCATACGATCGAGAGTGAGGCCAAAGCCGCAAATGATTCCGTCGACTGCCTATCAAATTGTTCGATTATACACCAAACTGTTTTATGAAGTGAAATAACTTTACTTCATCATCGGTAAGCTGGTGATAGGCTGCTTCATTCGTACCAAATTTTTCAACCAGGCTCTCATTTACTGCCACTAACGTGACCCTAAAGAAAGGTGACATTGACATGAGCGGCTTAAACTTTACAACTAAAAACTGATTAGAGGATGTATTCTTACGTACTTGAAGTTGTAATATTTAGACATCCATCCGACGATGTTAGTAGCCACTCCACTAAGGGTAAAAGTACCATTCGGTCCGCGAATGTAAATGTCGAACGGTGGATTCTGAAAAATGCAATCAACGACATTATAATTAGTACACATTTCATGTatgattaaaaattattttaattacgTGGATAGCGACGAATTTCATTTCTACGCCACCAAAATTAGCACGCGGTGCTACGGAATTAACAGGCGCTGCATAAAACACAACCAAACTAGCAAGTGATGGTAGAATCATACAATAAATCGTTTGATTAAATCGCAGACGTCCCATCTTGTTAACTGATGTTACGAACGCTAACACTGAGAGGTTTATACTTACGATTGTCAGTGGAAGGAGCTGCTTCATTTATATGACCCGAGTCCTATTGCGGATGAAACGGATGTCACTAGtatgacatttaaaaaaatatttttttaattttgtatcTTAGCAACGCTTGAATGCAGAAATTGATATCGTCTATTGTGCCCCCATATGAATCGAAGTGACAACCTTAGCGTGCGTTAGTTTTCGCATTAATTTCTAACACGTTACATCGGGAACTCACAGCTGACGATGTCTCACCTGTAAATTTTGGCAAAAAGGTGTTTTAGGGCACTTGAAATATATAGTCGATGATTGCGTGTTTTCCGACAGTCACGTGCAGGCCAATGAGCACACTTGCAATAAACACTTTTCAAAGCGTTAACTATTCTTACATTTTGCTGCTTGTTTGGATCAATGTGCAAGATGCTATTTCACACTCATCAAATATGAAAACATAGCACGTCTGCGTGGATTTGTACAATGAATGAGTAAACGTTTCAAACGCTACGCATTCAGAACTTTGGCACAGAATGGGAACTTACGGaactttacgaatttaaaagcaaaaatctgAACTGGAAAAGCATTTGCGTCATTCACATCACACGTCAGCAATGGAACTCAGAACTGTTCTACCTGACATTCTATTGAAGTTGATGATAAATGAATATCATTTGCGCATGTGGATTCAACGTCTGAATCTGTTCCACACTCAGCCACAAATGAGAAAAACTTTGATGAGAAAGGGGGCgggtaagaaaataaaacaaaaagaaacaaaagaataactAGTAATTTGTTTTGCTTACCTTAACCTTTGCCTTTGTTTTGGTGACGCAACACCCggaaattttcgttttctatcCCTTCCTGTCCATTTTTTTACTGCTACTTTGTGACATCTGAAAATGTAAGACCCCTTCTTGAAATGTATCTAGCCCCTCCTTATCGCACGGGTTCCGGTATATCACCTGAGGTTATTCAAATCAGCACATGAAACGCCATTTTGTTCCATGCTCGTTTTGCTAGCCCGTTCCCTTTATTTTAGAGGGAAAAATTAATTACCTAGCCTTCTGGAAAATAACTACCTTCCCTTTTTATGAGGTAAAATGTGAGGCATTTTTTAGTAATTCACGAGAACGTATTCTCGGCTACTATTCTAATGACGTTTATTGATTCCTATCATAAACAATTCAACCAACTATGCCAATGTTTCACCTGTTTGTTTGcgttgcttttctttaaacgtttacatttaaataacaaaatttcatttgtgtttATGTGGCCCTATTTCCAATACAGCTGATTCGTTATTCATTGATTGATTACTCAAAGCTCTATAGTGCGCTACGTTTAGCCCGAATTATGCGGACGACGTGAGATTTTTAATTATACTGCGGCCCGCGGACGTGTTACTTACTGTTTGCAGTTAAAAAGATCAAACTTCTTGATCGATTTGATTTGTTCTAACGAGAAGCAAAGTAGCGCTAAACCGAGTCCGATGCCAAGAATAACAAACGCGCTCGTCAAATCAGCTAAACGAATAGAAATTTGTTTAGCTTCAGATTTTTGACGTTTGCCATCGAAACATTCGCCTGCCCTTGCCACTCCGATTGCTCTATTTCCCCAGAAAAATATAAGTCCAGTCTCCCACAAATTCATTATCCTAGATCATATGAACAAATGTCAGAACAATTAAAAtcattaaattatttaatttttaccCTTTGCTAAATATTCGCGCGTTGGGATTGCCTTTTTTCACGAGCCACGAATAATATCCAAGCGGAACAGACAATGTTTTTGATGAATGAAAACGACAGTGACCGTCTTTCTTGTATTGCAGCGCAACGAACCAATCGTTGAACGCTCTGAcctttaaaaattatttgtgaAAAATTGTTATCCTAATAAGGTAAATCAAAAATCATCGAGCGCATTTTACTTACAAAAGGATAACCATATTTTCCAGTTTCCAGCATCGCGTTTACTCTAAATGGATCGCCAAGAATTTGATTGGGATGAGAACGAACTTTATCTCCGAGAATCTTGTAAATTCCATTCGTTGCTTTCtgataaaattaattaatagTTATTTCAGTACGTAATCGAATTGCGTTGTATGGTTGTTATTGACCAGAATTTGTTCTCCGATGGACACGTCGTGTCGAATGATGAGACTAACATCTTTGCTGGCCGCTAAATCTTCTAACGTTTCAATCGGTGGCTTCATTTTGGGCACGGTTAACGATGAGATAACAATACCTGCATACGAATTCACCAAAACCATGGCACCCAAAAGCCAAAAACCGACGAGGATTCGGAAGGAATGGCGGCCAAATGCTTCCTTACATCCTACGAAAATCGGAGAGACTTGTATATTACAAAATTAAGAGGTTGAATTAGAATAATTTTTACCTTGATTTGTCATAGTATTGATGACGTAAATCACACTGGAACTAAAATAGCTTAACATATTTTGTCCATTCGATTTAATTCGCTCGTGATGTTGATGGTCGCTATTCACGTCAGATATTTCGTTAACGAGACCACAACAGTAGTAGTGCCAAGTAAAGAGTGTCATGCCTCCCACTATGAAAATCATAGCAACAAAAATCCAAAGCCAAACCTGAAATAGATTTAATcattagtttaaaaaaaacaatttggtttgatttcaattcatAAATCAGGTGCTCACGGTCGGTTGAAAGGGTCTGGTGAATGCGAATAGTCGACTTTCTTCTCCCGGTCTAGGAACGACGATATTGAGCCCATCGACCCACAGAAACGAAGATGTATAATCCATTCTCTTAATCCGATcgagggttaaaaaaaaagcgcaagaAATTCCATCAATTtcctatagaaaaaaaattattagatgGTTTCATTTTGATCGCACGCCAGTAGTtggttaatttaaaaaaggaagaacttGATAAAGTATTAAGATTATTAATTTGTTTAACCTTGTCATTGATCAGCTGGTAGAACGATGCTTCGTGAGTACCGTATTTCTCAACAAGAGTTTGATTGACCGCCACCACCGTGAATCTAAACCGACGTTTATCAGTATCTTTacatattttaaatttaagatGAAACTTTTAATTATTCAAATCAATAAAGGACATGCTTGAAGTTAAAATAGGCAGCCATCCATCTTAAAACATCGAGGCCCACTCCATTGTAGGTAAAGGTACCATTCGGTCCCCGTTTAAAAACATCGAACGGGGGATTCTGAAGTAAAATGTTATAAATGTACGTATACAAATTTGTTCCTACATAAACGGGGGAAAAAATCGTTACGTGAAAGAcgacaaaatttaaattggcaCCATCAAAATCTGTACGCGATGATAACGGAGTTGCAAACGATACAAGAACCATGACAATAATCACGTTAATCAGTAGGATATGATAAACGTTTTTAACTTGCATGGTTTACGGACTGACTGAGGTAAGTGTTAGAGCGCAGCCTGTGCCGTCGAAGAACAACTACTGCACAAAACAAATGATATTGTTTGTGCCATGTTTATAGACTTTGGTTAAACCTGAATAGTGTTGATAGACATTgatttggtttcattttcgaCTGGTTTCTTAGCAACGAATAGTGATAGAGACGAGGCTTAAACAAATTAACAACACCAAGTAAATACTATCGCATTTATAGCATTTAAATCATTGATGATATTAACGCGATGTCAACTACATGTGTTTTATTAACAGCGAAACAATAGCTGGTGTGCAGATTACGCCCcaaaaaagatattaaacTTTACTTGGACGTGAGGACAGGATAAACCTTGTGATTGAATAGCTGCTATACGACATATCGTTCACTGGTGGGTCGGAGGACGCGTTAAAAATTCTGAACATTTGTCCTTCAATCTTTCAAAACGTTTGGTGTTCACGTATCAATTTGGTCATGGAAAGACTGTGAATTTTCAATCCCGGTTTAGAGGTATTTTTAAAGGCCAaagaagttaaaaaataatcaaattttcCGCAAATTACGGATGATTATTGATGTAATATAATAAACTATTATTAACGGAAAGCTGTTCGATTATTTAGAGCCGCCGAATATAGCCAAAATGTAGATAAAAATGTTAACAATATCCAAATAAAGATTGAGTGCAGCAAAGATGTACTCCTCGGGAGAGATGGAGTACTTGTGTTTGCCGCCGAGCATCAACTGGGTATCGAAGACTAAATACGCACTGAAAACTAATGCTCCTAAAGAAGCGTAAATTAATTGCGCGATTTGTCCGCGCATGAAAATTGCAAAGATGCCTGCAATCAACAAGACAACGACTAACGCTAACAGGATTCCTCCCATCGCCGTGAAATCCCATTTGGTCTGGATAGAGAAGAGAGTCAGAGCTAAACAAACAGCTGTGCAAATACCCGCAGCTATGAGCACTTCTTTGGTCTGcgtgaaatgaaaataaagaggtttgttgaatttctccatttgaaaaatttgtttgaaaagcTTACTTCGTAATGCGACGATAAAGTGCCGAGTAAAAAGCCTTCGCATAACGTGAAGGATCCGAGCATAATAAAATTCAAAGGCCATCGTCGTCTAAAATCGCTGTAGCATACCAAAGTGATTAACAGGACGATGGACATAACCAAAGCGCCTATCATCAATTGCGGATGCGTTTTTGAGTAACAGGCGATGGGTTGAACAAATACAAACACGGCAATGCAACCCATCGTGACAGTTAGTTGCACCATTAGGATGGCATACACCTTTCTGATATTTTCCAGAAcgtaattattaaatttttaaatgaaatattcTTTATGAATAATTGTGTTTTAAACACATACCTTATAAATGCCATAcgaatggctttttctgaaaaacTGAAGGAATTGTCAATAACACCAGGTGAAAATGCGTGATTTTCATCCTGCGTTTCATTACTTGCTAATGGAAATGAGTTGTATGATCTTGAATCCAACatatctatttaaaaaaaacatttgataaatattAAGTTCTTGTAGCGTTGACTGtacaaaatgtaaaataaattaCCTTTATCGACTAAAGATGGATTTTAGTTATTCAGTTCGTTTGAGTGCTTAACTAAGTGATTGAACGGTGAAGATATACAGTACCGAACGTTCGAGTATAATgcttagacaaaaaaaaatagccaattgtttgaaaaaaaaaatactgataCAACTATCATTAGGCAAACGCCATAAAGGCCTATCTCCAGGCCAGTTATCAACAAAATATCTTTATCATGAATGAACCAGATGAGACTGCGTTTCATTAGAACAATTATCGACAAAAGCAGGTGATAAATGGTAATGTTGCACGACGAGACTAAGATAacaaaagtaataaaaaaaagtacaaattTCGCTTGCATGTAGTCTGAGTTGTTTGTATTGGAGGAAGTgcggaataaaaatttattaaaaaaatacgaaTTCACGTCACGCAATTCAGCTAAATAAGGAATATGGTGACCGTTTAGCTCCGATAGtagtgaaaaaacaaaacaaggaagGAAATAGGTTCTAAACTACATTTAAATTTACGTTAAACACGGACACATTGTGACTGGGTCAGTGCTCGGGTGCTGGTCCATGGTTGATCAAACACAATCACCTCACATCGAAAACGTTTGGCATAGGGTCCCCCTTCTTTACTAGCAAGCAACAGAGTCATCTTGTAGTTAACACCTGCAACTACTTGAGAAGCAGCGCGAACTATTTGAATGAGTTCGACATGCCCCAAATTGCTGGCCGATAATGCGTTAGTAGCGAACGCTGCCATCTCCTTGACGTCAGCATCATTGACATTTCTCGGTACGTATTTGCCTATAACTTGTCTTCTTTGCCGTTTCAACGTACATGATGTGCTTACAATTTTCTGAGTATTCGTCCTCGGCTGATCGAAGACAATCACCTCACACTGAAAAGCTCCGGCATTGGCTTCAACATTTTGCTCTTCATCGAGTTCCAGAATTAGCTTGTAATTTACACCGGATGCAGTTTGCTTCGATGCTTTTGCTATTTTAATGAGCTTGACTGGTGTCAAACTGTTAGCCGAAATAGAAGTATAAGCAAAATCGGCCATTTTCTTGACGTGGACGTCGTCAACTCTTACCGGTGCATAGCTGTCCAATTGACGTGGCACGAATGCGCCGGCCGACGTGACACCCCAAACGGCCATCACAGGAACAAGAATCGCTACGAGCTTCAGCGTCATTTAATTTATTAAGGTAGGGACTGTGAGGATGCAAACACTGCAAACAACTAGTTTCTAATGCTAACAAAACAATACGCGTTAGGGCCTTTTATACGACGGTCATAACGGTTGGTAACAAGCAGgtaaatttcgaaaattaacCAAATTAGCTGAACCGTAAAAAAGCCGATAAATGTTACCCCATTAGTTTAACTATTTATCttgaaaaacgagaaaagctgACCTATTTTGTAAGACGATATCTCATACCCAGGTAGGAAAAGGTTGTGCTAATTGGGAAATAACTATCCTCCATTTTACGTTGGCAAACGCACTACGTAAGATTATCTTAGTCCGTCATGAAGAAAGCCAAGAAGGGGAACGGAATCAACGACCAATGCGGAAGGTCATCAGATTGAAGAAGATGcaaaaaaacatcaaagtaGAAAGCTATAAATCACACTAGTCTAACGTTTAAAGTCATTTCGCATGACCTTCACAGTTAAAGGATGCTGAACCCTAAAATGGCAAAACATTTACAATTTGATGTCAATTGCTTTGACAAAGACTTTGTTCAAAGACTGCAAGTGTTTCGAGATGTATGTGATACAGCGCACGTAGCACTTGcagcaacagaaaaacaatagATGCCTAAAAGTTGTCCATAAACACCCGTCATTATGATGAAGAAATTGGTTCTCAGTTTGTTTGCATCAGCGATGCCAGTAAACGCAACGACTCGACGATAACCTTGACGAAAAGATATACGACATCCACTACAAGTGGCGAAATCATCTGGCATCCACGTCATCGAGCCCTCGATTTGTGGAGAATCTTTGTTCAAAATCGCGATTTGGGATATAATTCATAGATGTGCTAATTGAAAGTGAGGTAACAtgttaagaaataaaataaaccaaCGATCCATTCGGTGAATGGCAAGTGCATGGCTAATATTGAAAAACTGAAGGTTTAAGTTTTGAAATGATTAACGACCTGTAACAGAAACAGGGAACAGCTGACCATTGGGTACCGGACAAGGCGTCCGCTAACCGTCCCGTATACCAACGGTTATGATTATGTAGGATGTTGAATCAGCGGAAGTCGGGTTTAAAAATACCAATGCACGATAATAATCAGATGTGGcacatttcaaataaaaaatactttacGCGTGGGAGCCTACTGTCACCGTAATTGAGACCACGCATCGAAGAAACTGCGGTCGGTAAAACGGCGAACTCTCTCACTGTGTTACAATGCACAGGTTCAAGAAAGGAGGTCGGTTCATTGGGAACGAAGGATTGGAATTTGTGTACCGGcctggaaaaaaagagattggtagatggaaaagggaaaagaaaaaccgaaAGATGATAGAAATATGTGTTTAGAAAAAGACGGATTAGACGGcgtaaaaatcaaacattcgcttaaaaaaaaggaaatccgGACAAGAGAATCGGTACGCGTGCAGCACAGTACGCGTTTCATTTGCGTAAACCAACAACGTTAGATTTTTTAACGTCCAAATAGATAAACATCGAACGGATTAATATCGTTATAATGAAGAAAACAGCTctgattgtaaaattttacagcaagtttttttttgtctatgtTCGGGATTTGTCTTAACTGACCGAAAAGATTTGGAATCCTTGCTGCTTTTtgtgaaataaaattaatttgtttGTGACCAGGAATCCGTTAACAAAGCGGAAAATTATCGAGTGCAGAGCAGTAAGGGGTAAACTATAAATTATTTTGCTTGGTTGTAAAGCTGGCAAGAAGGAACTATCTTGTGCTTCTTTCAAACAAGACGTAACGATTAACGGTCTGTGATCATACACCGAACAGCTGATCACCGAGGACCGAACAAGACGTCCCGAATTTGCTGCGACTGACAGCCGTGACTCGTCATGCGACGAGTATGCGGTCGTGCAAATGGGCGTCGAATAGTCTCACCGTGTTATGACGGGTATCTTCCACCAACGATTCAACGACGGACGGCGATTCATTGGAACGAAGTGCGGTAACACACTATCCTTTGTAATCAGCAACGCGCTAGGACGAAGGAGATCGGTTGAAAAGCGAAGACGAGTAGAAAATTGGGTGAGAAAAAGAGCTACtacaatgaagaaaaaaaagaaaatagggtAGGAACATTCACAAACGTGGAGTAGGCGATTTGATAAAAGGGACAATTCGAGTGGAAGGGTCCTAGCAAATGTGATGCAGAGCTCGTAGCGATTGGTCTGACTGACAACGGTAGATATCAAATGAAGAGAATAACCCTCATTCTTTTGGCGTCATCGATGGCAATGGCAGTCGACAGTTCGAGGACATCGACAGTAACCGTGACAACAACATACACGTCAACATCCACCATAGATGGCTACACCGTTACCAAAAGAGTAAATgtctaatttatttttaaaattaaaattggcATGTATAATCACTTACATCGTTTTGGAATGGCGCAGTACATATGTGCAGAGTTGATTGATGTGATGGGCCCATGTGAATTGCGGCGAAACTTACGTGACACTTTGATACTCGATGACAAACAAGATTTCACTGAAATGTTTCCAGACGTGTCAGCTACGATATTACAGCCCACTGAAACACTTCGGTATGTAGATCTTACTTGTTgatttaatgttttaaaaaaaaattggaaatggaattttgaaactttttgcTGTTTTAGAGGAGAAACGACGGAGGTAATTCAATTACTAGATTACGTGGACGAACAGAATTTTCGTCAGCAAAAGTTGGATTCGAAATTATCTACAACGAACGTTGTCGAATCGTCGATGCAAAGCTTTAAAGCAAGTTTTTTTGGCTGGAACACAATCAGTTTGTGGAACAGAAAAGAAAGTCAGCCACGAATCTTTCTCGTCCAAATATTCTCCATCTTTAATTTGATACTGCATAAAATTTTACCACCCGCCACCGTAACTACCACAACCACAATCAGCACTGGTACAGATTTTTGTATGCCGTTGGAgggcgttttttttctaataaatttttttgtatatttgaCAGAGACATCTGTTACCGCAACAGTCAGTGTTTCCTTTCGTTTTGCTGTTCTATTCTGCACCCCTGACCCTTTCCCGTTTTCAGTATGCCCAACCTATGGTTTAGTACAGTAAATAACGTCTTTTTAACTTAATTTCGGGTATGTACAAAAACTACTAACTGTATTGTTTAAACTGAAGGAACGAGTTACTTGAAGGTTTTCCGctaaattaaattattacATTCCTAACTTAATACAGAGCTATtacatttttaataaatgttgGGAAACGTTTAGAAAAAccgcaaaaactaaaatgcaaaaattgacACAGATATTCTCTCGTTACCTCTGGCGAGACTCGAACTCGCAATCCCCGGCTTAGGAGGCCggtgccttatccattaggccacagagGCGTGTTTGCAGAAATAGAATGTATGAGAGTGTATAGATGGAAGAGGAAGGCTCGTTTTGATTCTTTATTCAAAGCAAACCGGAAAACTTTGTTAACCAAATAATTGCTCATCGCAGAACAATGCATGCCGCTGTGTTTTATCATGCATTTGTGccaaaaattcatttgcacGAGTTgcctaaaaaaagaaaggcaccGCCACACTGGATTAGGGAACGGGTAAGCAAACGGCGGCCATGCTTGTTGGAAATCCTAATTGGTGATTGGCTATAGGGACAAATACACCCTTTTCAGTACCCTTTTCACAACCGTATTTGCTTGCAAAAACAGCActtaaagtttaaaaaaaatttttctctaacttcttaaatttaattttgttacTCTTAGTACAAAAATGCACCACTTTACAATACGACGAGTAGTTAGGCCGAGTTGTTCTAAATACAATACAATTAATGGCTCACCTTCTTCGTCTTAGCATCCTAACCGGtttgaattgattttaatCTCCCTGCTCAGTACAGTCTTCCCTTATTTGGATGTTAAACAAACGGTAGGTACTTGACCTTCGTATTTTTCTTACTTGGGGTTACCCTTGTTGACTAGAAAATTGAACATGGACCTGAAGTTCGTTGGCCTCTGCAGCCGAATGCATTTGTTGTTcactttcttccttttttttttttcgtagtttCAGGTTTCcctcttgtttttcttatctAAACCCTCACTAAGGAAAACAAGACCTCTTATGTTGAAGTGAACCGAATTAGTCTACCCTAACAAAGGGTCATTCACCCAGAAGGTTTTAGATAATTGCAGATAATTGTAAATCGATAGATACATTAGAAATTGATGTATCGAAAGTTACATGTGATTTTGGCATCTTTTGTGTAACTtgaaagtaaaacaaaaatcagtttaGATTTGGGGATAAAGAATTTAACGATTAATAGGAACTATAGGGTAACAGGTAGTATGGAGTAATGGCAATCCTCAAAAAATATTGGCATCCGACCATGTCTTGGATCTCTTAACAACAGCTTCGGCAACGGCATCATCCATTGGCTCAGCCAAAGAAATGGTTGCCGAAACGATAAGAACAGCAGCAACCCCAGCGCAGATCTTTCAAACACAAAATTCAACTTAAATTGGATTTAATTAAACAAAGTTTTTCAATCATTACCATCAAAAGGCTCATATTGTATCTACCTGCGGAGCTTCTTAACACTCCAAAGAGTTGGAACGATTTAAACAGAACTTGAAATGTGCCCAACTCTTATACATTTCTTACACATAGGCGTGGTCTTTGTTGTGATCACGTGTTCAGTGACGCACTTCGATCCACATGGGTTCCGGAGCAATATTGGTATTTATGAAAACGCTATTATTATCGTGTTTTACCTTGAGAGAAAGAAGATAGCATATTTTAGTCGTAAAAATTCGTCGTGTTCTGATACTTTGCTTCAAGGTaaactaaaagaaaaccttTGGGCCATCAAGCGACATTAGCCTTCGGCGTGCCAAGAAAGAAACCTTCGTTTCTCTTTGTCCCGAACGAATCCACACGTCGTCCTTGTTTTCATCTCATTAAAATAAGACTCTGATCGTTTACTGAATTTTCAATTAAGTTTCTGAAAAACTAAAGTTATCAAGTTCACCTTGACATTCgaataggttaaaaaaaaagaatttttctttacaaaagCCTCGGGACATGAGGATGGGCAACcgaatttttttgaattttaatcaGCTCCATCAACTTTTATCAGCTTGTTATGAAACAAATgattctttcattttcgttttttccctGCACAATCAGACATATCGTGAGCTATCATATAACACCAAAAAATATCAGCAACCTTGCAATTAAACTAACCTTCGGAAGAACTACGTAAACAGAACTGAACATGATTTTCGTATTCTTTAGccttttcaaacatttctttttatggtTTTCGTCGCTGTCAtggtggaaaataaatttcttcgTATACCATT
The window above is part of the Daphnia carinata strain CSIRO-1 chromosome 7, CSIRO_AGI_Dcar_HiC_V3, whole genome shotgun sequence genome. Proteins encoded here:
- the LOC130695569 gene encoding ionotropic receptor 93a-like, which produces MDYTSSFLWVDGLNIVVPRPGEESRLFAFTRPFQPTVWLWIFVAMIFIVGGMTLFTWHYYCCGLVNEISDVNSDHQHHERIKSNGQNMLSYFSSSVIYVINTMTNQGCKEAFGRHSFRILVGFWLLGAMVLVNSYAGIVISSLTVPKMKPPIETLEDLAASKDVSLIIRHDVSIGEQILKATNGIYKILGDKVRSHPNQILGDPFRVNAMLETGKYGYPFVRAFNDWFVALQYKKDGHCRFHSSKTLSVPLGYYSWLVKKGNPNARIFSKGIMNLWETGLIFFWGNRAIGVARAGECFDGKRQKSEAKQISIRLADLTSAFVILGIGLGLALLCFSLEQIKSIKKFDLFNCKQ
- the LOC130695578 gene encoding protein lifeguard 1-like, producing the protein MLDSRSYNSFPLASNETQDENHAFSPGVIDNSFSFSEKAIRMAFIRKVYAILMVQLTVTMGCIAVFVFVQPIACYSKTHPQLMIGALVMSIVLLITLVCYSDFRRRWPLNFIMLGSFTLCEGFLLGTLSSHYETKEVLIAAGICTAVCLALTLFSIQTKWDFTAMGGILLALVVVLLIAGIFAIFMRGQIAQLIYASLGALVFSAYLVFDTQLMLGGKHKYSISPEEYIFAALNLYLDIVNIFIYILAIFGGSK